In Rubrobacter radiotolerans DSM 5868, a genomic segment contains:
- a CDS encoding CbiX/SirB N-terminal domain-containing protein encodes MRALVIVGHGSHLNGDSSLPVYEHAARIREMGEEAGGFDEVVECFWKEEPSMRHVFETLESEEVYVVPAFISEGYFTQQVIPRELGLDGEVTERDGRTVFYAGPLGAFEEMPDVILERINDLMEGKERREGRTALVLLGHGTDLNKNSSGVIYLNAERIRERGIFDAVEVGFLDQKPDIGEVVGAVEAENVIVIPVFIAEGWHTRETIPEDLELDGEVTVRPDRTVFYGGPVGTHPSMARLIADRALEAGRGKVGSTLA; translated from the coding sequence ATGAGAGCGTTGGTTATAGTCGGGCACGGTTCGCACCTGAACGGCGACTCGAGCCTCCCGGTCTACGAGCATGCCGCGCGCATCCGGGAGATGGGGGAGGAGGCGGGCGGTTTCGACGAGGTCGTCGAGTGCTTCTGGAAGGAAGAGCCCTCGATGCGCCACGTCTTCGAGACGCTTGAGTCGGAGGAGGTCTACGTCGTGCCGGCGTTTATCTCCGAGGGATACTTCACGCAGCAGGTGATCCCCCGCGAGCTCGGGCTCGACGGCGAGGTAACGGAGCGGGACGGGAGAACGGTCTTCTACGCCGGGCCGCTCGGGGCGTTCGAGGAGATGCCGGACGTTATCCTTGAGCGCATCAACGACCTTATGGAGGGCAAGGAGCGACGCGAGGGACGCACGGCGCTCGTCCTGCTCGGGCACGGGACGGACCTGAACAAGAACTCGAGCGGTGTGATCTACCTGAACGCCGAGCGGATAAGGGAGCGGGGGATCTTCGACGCCGTCGAGGTCGGCTTCCTCGACCAGAAGCCCGATATCGGCGAGGTCGTCGGAGCCGTCGAGGCCGAGAACGTTATCGTTATCCCGGTCTTTATCGCCGAGGGCTGGCACACCCGCGAGACGATTCCGGAGGATCTGGAGCTTGACGGCGAGGTAACCGTGAGGCCCGACCGGACGGTCTTCTACGGCGGTCCCGTCGGCACGCACCCCTCGATGGCGCGTCTTATCGCCGACCGCGCCCTCGAAGCCGGGCGGGGGAAGGTCGGGAGCACCCTTGCCTGA
- a CDS encoding DR2241 family protein has product MPETEREPERKHANVAAEARRAFTAWVEETPDGCSFAQVRVRKVPGGYRVSHVEDREEEVREVYDEPREAREVARFTEGGEHRPLKSAPNLRRGWRLDLADDGALILAMNYLYPAAVVHWYLEREGRLHKTTFRETAGRQSGIYERVKHLSDRAVQEAARACCEDAVCLKRTLWDVDEGQPLEMDRGAGEIPCPEPCSVFVSFARKVRTFEKEERYADAGGLTPSEKKDLRALVSAVAEGEVDLAREAEFDEPLNVRRMRYRRLTLSPKLAEVEKEKS; this is encoded by the coding sequence TTGCCTGAGACGGAGAGAGAGCCCGAACGGAAACACGCAAACGTCGCCGCCGAGGCCCGGCGCGCCTTCACCGCCTGGGTCGAGGAGACGCCGGACGGTTGCAGCTTCGCGCAGGTCCGGGTCAGGAAGGTGCCCGGGGGCTACCGGGTCTCGCACGTCGAGGATAGGGAAGAGGAGGTCCGGGAGGTCTACGACGAACCCCGGGAGGCGCGGGAGGTCGCCCGCTTCACCGAGGGAGGCGAGCACCGACCGCTAAAGAGCGCCCCGAACCTTCGGCGCGGCTGGCGGCTCGACCTGGCGGACGACGGGGCGCTCATCCTTGCGATGAACTACCTCTATCCGGCGGCGGTCGTGCACTGGTACCTGGAGCGCGAGGGACGGTTGCACAAGACGACGTTCCGCGAGACCGCCGGGCGGCAGAGCGGGATCTACGAGCGCGTCAAGCACCTCTCCGACCGGGCCGTGCAGGAGGCAGCGAGGGCCTGCTGCGAGGACGCCGTATGCCTGAAGCGGACGCTTTGGGACGTTGACGAGGGGCAGCCCCTTGAAATGGACCGGGGGGCGGGGGAAATCCCCTGCCCCGAGCCGTGCAGCGTCTTTGTCTCGTTTGCCCGGAAGGTAAGGACCTTCGAGAAGGAGGAGCGCTACGCCGACGCAGGGGGCCTCACGCCCTCCGAGAAGAAGGACCTGCGCGCGCTTGTTTCGGCGGTCGCGGAGGGCGAGGTGGACCTTGCGCGCGAGGCGGAGTTCGATGAGCCGCTCAACGTCCGCAGGATGCGCTACCGCAGGCTCACGCTCTCGCCAAAGCTCGCGGAGGTCGAGAAGGAGAAGAGCTGA
- a CDS encoding BON domain-containing protein, with protein MGLVRGAFGRDAVLRSLPRLNVSSCSAVISLHGTVRREDERLRVERVSRGVPGVRDVKNHLRLSDRAG; from the coding sequence ATCGGGCTCGTCCGGGGGGCGTTTGGGCGGGATGCGGTCCTCCGCTCGCTGCCGCGCCTCAACGTAAGCTCCTGCTCGGCCGTGATCTCCCTCCACGGCACGGTCCGGAGGGAGGACGAGAGGCTCCGCGTCGAGCGGGTCTCGCGCGGGGTCCCGGGTGTCCGGGACGTAAAGAACCACCTTCGCCTGTCGGACCGGGCAGGCTAG
- a CDS encoding BON domain-containing protein: MPSTRTKLKGGKLAGKASTKIGKKAVPYAGKGAWRLGKAEAKLAKAALESREPKSARYLKYGLFLAAGIAIGALIKRNSGNGSDIYGSSQDFAPQGHSRPNEGPLAGSGGGLVSEAVVPEQQEEVEQRIRSALGQDDRTKDMPRPNVTVNDGVAELRGPAPSEEAKRAAEEIASGVEGVREVRNLLVVSAS; encoded by the coding sequence GTGCCATCCACGAGGACGAAGCTAAAGGGCGGGAAGCTCGCAGGCAAGGCGAGCACGAAGATCGGCAAGAAGGCCGTGCCGTATGCAGGCAAGGGCGCATGGAGGCTCGGCAAGGCCGAGGCGAAGCTGGCGAAGGCTGCGCTTGAGAGCCGGGAGCCGAAGAGCGCGCGCTACCTGAAGTACGGGCTGTTCCTTGCAGCCGGGATCGCAATCGGGGCCCTGATAAAGCGCAACTCTGGCAACGGGAGCGACATCTACGGGAGCAGCCAGGACTTCGCCCCGCAGGGCCACTCCAGGCCGAACGAAGGGCCGCTCGCCGGGAGCGGGGGCGGGCTCGTCTCCGAGGCCGTCGTGCCCGAGCAGCAGGAAGAGGTCGAGCAGCGCATCAGGAGCGCCCTCGGCCAGGACGACCGCACAAAGGACATGCCCCGCCCGAATGTCACCGTGAACGATGGCGTCGCCGAGCTTCGCGGCCCGGCACCCAGCGAGGAGGCCAAGCGGGCCGCAGAGGAGATCGCATCCGGCGTCGAGGGCGTCCGGGAGGTCAGGAACCTGCTCGTCGTCTCCGCCTCGTAG
- a CDS encoding phosphomannomutase/phosphoglucomutase yields the protein MIEESIFKAYDIRGIYPETLDEEAARLIGRALVAHLGLSGSRVVVGRDMRLSGEPLQKAFIDGVTASGADVLDLGMVSTDAMYFAVGSLEEPGGAMITASHNPKQYNGFKLCREGARALSGEDGLFQMRDLILSGKLPDPPEFRGSVEVTDITEDYAKHCLSFIDREGLRPLKIVVDAGNGMAGKMLPPVFEELPFEVIPMYFALDGSFPNHPPNPIEPENMVELQERVVAEGADFGVAFDGDADRCFLVDEQGRTVSGDILAALVAKNILEKEPGATILYNAICSKALPELVEREGGRAIRTKVGHSIIKPQMRDNDAAFGGEHSGHFYFRDNYYADSGIIAMLTAAELVARQDGPLSALLAPIDPYVRSGEINSEVPDAQAAIDRVERFYEKRGGADTDRLDGLTVDSGDWWFNLRPSNTEPLLRLNVEAADRSTVERVQNEVLGMIRA from the coding sequence ATGATCGAAGAGTCGATCTTCAAGGCCTACGACATACGGGGCATCTACCCGGAGACCCTCGACGAGGAGGCCGCCCGTCTTATCGGCCGGGCCCTCGTCGCGCACCTGGGCCTCTCTGGCTCGCGGGTCGTTGTCGGGCGCGATATGCGTCTCTCCGGCGAGCCGCTGCAGAAGGCGTTTATAGACGGCGTTACGGCCTCGGGCGCGGACGTGCTCGACCTCGGGATGGTCTCGACGGACGCGATGTACTTCGCCGTCGGAAGCCTTGAGGAACCGGGCGGGGCCATGATCACGGCCTCGCACAACCCCAAGCAGTACAACGGCTTCAAGCTCTGCCGCGAGGGAGCGCGCGCCCTCTCCGGGGAGGACGGCCTCTTCCAGATGCGGGACCTTATCCTCTCCGGAAAGCTGCCGGACCCTCCGGAGTTCCGCGGCTCGGTCGAGGTTACGGACATAACCGAGGACTACGCAAAGCACTGCCTGAGCTTTATAGACCGCGAGGGCCTGAGGCCGCTGAAGATCGTTGTCGACGCCGGCAACGGCATGGCCGGGAAGATGCTCCCGCCGGTCTTCGAGGAGCTTCCCTTCGAGGTAATCCCGATGTACTTCGCCCTCGACGGCTCCTTCCCGAACCACCCGCCGAACCCTATTGAGCCCGAGAACATGGTCGAGCTTCAGGAGCGCGTCGTCGCCGAGGGCGCGGACTTCGGGGTCGCCTTCGACGGCGACGCCGACCGCTGCTTTCTTGTGGACGAGCAGGGCCGAACGGTCTCCGGCGATATCCTGGCCGCGCTTGTAGCCAAGAACATCCTTGAGAAGGAGCCTGGAGCAACGATCCTCTACAACGCCATTTGCTCGAAGGCCCTCCCCGAGCTTGTCGAGCGCGAGGGCGGGCGGGCGATCAGGACAAAAGTCGGGCACTCGATCATCAAGCCCCAGATGCGCGACAACGACGCGGCCTTCGGGGGCGAGCACTCTGGGCACTTCTACTTCCGCGACAACTACTACGCCGACTCGGGCATCATCGCGATGCTCACCGCCGCAGAGCTTGTGGCCCGCCAGGACGGCCCGCTCTCGGCGCTACTCGCGCCGATCGACCCCTACGTGCGCAGCGGGGAGATCAACTCCGAAGTCCCCGATGCTCAGGCCGCCATAGACCGCGTCGAGCGCTTCTACGAGAAGCGCGGCGGTGCCGACACCGACCGGCTCGACGGCCTCACCGTCGACTCCGGCGACTGGTGGTTCAACCTCCGACCCTCCAACACCGAGCCGCTCCTGCGCCTGAACGTCGAGGCCGCAGACCGGAGCACCGTCGAGCGGGTCCAGAACGAGGTCCTCGGGATGATCCGCGCCTGA
- a CDS encoding class E sortase: MPVARWTNLVLNLMSLVLVVAGLGLVGSFFFAPSFSGPSAASETAGPEDFSVPVIEQREQPGAVEPGEPDPQNVVGEVPEDKTLRLTIPQMSRVENALIPYAAGDDEESLREYAAIHLAGSGFPWEREANVYVAGHRLGYPNTGSFLAFFDLNRLQEGDEVTVTDANGRDYTYRVFRSFVVEPTDVSVTEPLEGRNILTLQTCTLPDYTQRLIVQAEKVEDGS, from the coding sequence ATGCCGGTAGCTAGGTGGACCAACCTGGTCTTGAACCTGATGAGCCTCGTGCTTGTCGTGGCGGGGCTCGGGCTCGTCGGGTCTTTCTTTTTCGCCCCGTCTTTCTCCGGGCCTTCTGCTGCTTCGGAGACCGCCGGTCCGGAGGACTTCAGCGTGCCCGTGATCGAGCAGCGCGAGCAGCCCGGGGCCGTCGAGCCCGGGGAGCCCGACCCGCAGAACGTTGTCGGCGAGGTCCCGGAGGACAAGACGCTCAGGCTCACGATCCCCCAGATGTCGCGAGTCGAGAACGCTCTGATACCATATGCAGCCGGAGACGACGAAGAGAGCCTTAGAGAGTACGCCGCAATACACCTGGCCGGGAGTGGCTTTCCCTGGGAGCGGGAGGCGAACGTCTACGTTGCGGGACACCGGCTCGGTTATCCGAACACCGGCAGCTTTCTGGCGTTCTTCGACTTGAACAGGCTTCAAGAGGGGGATGAAGTGACGGTCACGGATGCGAACGGCAGGGACTACACCTACCGGGTCTTCAGGAGCTTCGTCGTGGAGCCGACGGACGTCTCCGTAACGGAGCCGCTCGAAGGCCGGAACATCCTTACGCTCCAGACCTGCACGCTCCCGGACTACACGCAGCGGCTCATAGTGCAGGCCGAGAAGGTCGAGGACGGCTCCTAG
- the mrdA gene encoding penicillin-binding protein 2, whose protein sequence is MLGTPSRRVRSRQSAKRQPTPHLTKGNMQVRVMTLAVLVAVVFVVLGARLWHLQVLSGESLSEVAQQTQTREVKIPSQRGVIYDRNMEVLASNVPGLNVTVVPDEISREKVRELADIVGADPDTVLKRYDEAKRFDPYSAMLVKENADRDDVTYISERTEEFPGLVINDDWVRRYPEGDLAAHVLGYTGALTQEELEQETFRGLASDSIVGKGGVEYLYEKELRGEAGSANYTVDALGRVVTPRNADGTRADGQEEVAPESLPPNSIQDPVAGKSLVLTLDVELQKAAEQELQDALARAQGEGYTGEGGAVVAMDPRNGEVLAMASAPDFDPQLFVGGINGEEELATFEALNSEYANSPFTNRAITAAYPGASTFKVFTGLAGFMYDVIDQNTTVTDNGACWAPASAPGACWYSWRQTYNGEGATHGTQNYAQAVADSNDKYFYQVADWIWQKTDDVNLLPKFYEQYGFGSKTGIDLPGETEGRIPTKEWFDWYREEFGSADNREWGVADWVNMSIGQGDVLVSPLQMAQSYALIQNGGTLVTPHVGKEIRNQFDNNVQRKIDPAPEGKVDFDPVALESLMQGLRDVTGPEGTAAPAFEDSELTVLGKSGTGERDDEDPVAWFAGWAEGYENRPLIVVVMLEGSGSSEVTAAPAVRGVLEAYYGIESGGSDSAAAAAAADPAAAVQ, encoded by the coding sequence GTGCTCGGTACTCCGTCGCGGCGCGTCCGCAGCCGACAGTCAGCCAAGCGTCAGCCGACGCCGCACCTGACAAAGGGGAACATGCAGGTGCGGGTGATGACGCTCGCGGTGCTGGTTGCGGTCGTCTTCGTGGTCCTCGGGGCGCGGCTCTGGCATCTGCAGGTGCTCTCCGGGGAGTCGCTCTCCGAGGTCGCTCAGCAGACCCAGACGCGGGAGGTGAAGATCCCCTCGCAGCGGGGCGTGATCTACGACCGCAACATGGAGGTCCTTGCCTCGAACGTGCCGGGCCTGAACGTTACGGTCGTTCCGGATGAGATCTCCCGCGAGAAGGTGCGCGAGCTCGCAGACATCGTAGGCGCCGACCCCGACACGGTGCTTAAGCGCTACGACGAGGCGAAGAGGTTCGATCCTTACTCGGCGATGCTCGTAAAGGAGAACGCCGACCGGGACGACGTTACCTACATAAGCGAGCGCACCGAGGAGTTTCCGGGGCTCGTGATAAACGACGACTGGGTCCGGCGCTACCCGGAGGGCGACCTCGCCGCGCACGTGCTCGGCTACACGGGCGCGCTTACGCAGGAGGAGCTTGAGCAGGAGACCTTCCGGGGTCTCGCTAGCGACTCCATCGTCGGCAAGGGCGGGGTCGAGTACCTCTACGAGAAGGAGCTTCGCGGCGAGGCCGGGAGCGCGAACTACACCGTCGACGCCCTGGGCAGGGTCGTTACGCCGCGCAACGCCGACGGGACGCGGGCCGACGGGCAGGAGGAGGTCGCGCCGGAGTCGCTGCCGCCGAACAGCATCCAGGACCCGGTCGCGGGCAAGAGCCTCGTCCTGACGCTCGACGTGGAGCTTCAGAAGGCCGCCGAGCAGGAGCTTCAGGACGCGCTCGCGCGGGCGCAGGGCGAGGGCTACACCGGCGAGGGCGGGGCGGTCGTGGCGATGGACCCGCGAAACGGCGAGGTTCTTGCGATGGCGAGCGCGCCGGACTTCGACCCGCAGCTCTTTGTCGGAGGGATCAACGGCGAGGAGGAACTTGCGACCTTCGAGGCTCTTAACTCCGAGTACGCGAACTCGCCGTTCACGAACCGGGCGATCACGGCCGCCTACCCCGGGGCCTCGACCTTCAAGGTCTTTACCGGGCTTGCGGGCTTTATGTATGACGTTATAGACCAGAACACGACCGTCACGGATAACGGGGCGTGCTGGGCTCCGGCCTCGGCACCGGGGGCGTGCTGGTACTCGTGGCGACAGACCTACAACGGCGAGGGCGCAACGCACGGCACGCAGAACTACGCGCAGGCCGTCGCCGACTCGAACGACAAGTACTTCTACCAGGTTGCGGACTGGATCTGGCAGAAGACCGACGACGTGAACCTCCTGCCGAAGTTCTATGAGCAGTACGGCTTCGGCTCGAAGACCGGTATAGACCTCCCGGGGGAAACCGAGGGGCGCATCCCGACAAAGGAGTGGTTTGACTGGTACCGGGAGGAGTTCGGGAGCGCCGACAACCGTGAATGGGGCGTCGCCGACTGGGTCAACATGTCCATCGGACAGGGGGACGTGCTCGTGAGCCCCCTTCAGATGGCGCAGTCCTACGCCCTGATCCAGAACGGCGGCACCCTCGTTACGCCGCACGTCGGGAAGGAGATCCGCAATCAGTTCGACAACAACGTCCAGCGAAAGATAGACCCGGCTCCGGAGGGCAAGGTCGACTTCGACCCGGTCGCTCTGGAGAGCCTAATGCAGGGCCTGCGGGACGTTACCGGCCCGGAGGGCACGGCGGCCCCGGCCTTTGAGGACTCGGAGCTTACGGTGCTCGGCAAGAGCGGCACGGGCGAGCGGGACGACGAGGACCCGGTGGCGTGGTTTGCGGGCTGGGCCGAGGGCTACGAGAACCGGCCGCTCATCGTCGTGGTTATGCTCGAAGGGAGCGGTTCGAGCGAGGTCACGGCGGCTCCGGCCGTCCGGGGCGTCCTTGAAGCGTACTACGGTATCGAGTCCGGCGGCTCGGACAGCGCGGCGGCGGCAGCGGCGGCCGACCCTGCCGCTGCGGTCCAGTAG
- the lgt gene encoding prolipoprotein diacylglyceryl transferase — protein sequence MNELQLLATYALLSLPSPPSPIVFEAGPFALRYYGLFIALGIAAGTWLASRELDRRGYDGTLALDSLLFVVIPGFVGARIYHVVTDYGLYADDPIPGVFEVWNGGLGIYGAVAGGALGALFFAWYRGISFLDYADSVAPGLVLAQAIGRWGNYFNQELFGRPTDLPWGIRIAPENRPAEYADAAAFHPTFFYESVLNVLICLALLYVARRFSGWLRSGDIALLYIALYSVGRFFVETLRIDPAFLIGGDFRGNLFVSSIAALLALMVLLMRHARSSSDRKPST from the coding sequence GTGAACGAACTTCAACTCCTTGCGACCTACGCGCTACTCTCACTCCCGAGCCCGCCGAGCCCGATAGTCTTTGAGGCCGGGCCGTTCGCCCTGCGCTACTACGGGCTGTTTATCGCGCTCGGGATCGCGGCGGGCACCTGGCTCGCCTCCCGCGAGCTCGACCGGCGGGGCTACGACGGTACGCTCGCGCTCGACTCGCTGCTCTTCGTCGTTATCCCGGGCTTTGTCGGGGCGAGGATCTACCACGTCGTAACCGACTACGGTCTCTACGCCGATGACCCGATACCGGGGGTATTCGAGGTCTGGAACGGGGGCCTCGGCATCTACGGTGCGGTCGCGGGCGGGGCGCTCGGGGCCCTGTTCTTCGCCTGGTACCGGGGTATCAGCTTTCTCGACTACGCGGATTCCGTCGCGCCGGGGCTGGTGCTGGCGCAAGCCATAGGCCGCTGGGGAAACTACTTCAACCAGGAGCTTTTCGGCCGTCCGACGGACCTGCCGTGGGGCATACGCATCGCTCCCGAGAACCGGCCCGCCGAGTACGCGGATGCTGCGGCCTTCCACCCGACCTTCTTCTACGAGTCGGTGCTGAACGTCCTGATCTGCCTCGCGCTCCTCTACGTCGCGCGGCGCTTCTCGGGCTGGCTGAGGTCCGGGGACATCGCCCTTCTCTACATCGCCCTCTACTCCGTCGGGCGCTTCTTCGTGGAGACGCTGCGCATCGATCCGGCGTTCCTGATCGGGGGCGACTTCCGCGGAAACCTCTTTGTCAGCAGCATAGCGGCCCTGCTGGCCCTGATGGTCCTCCTTATGCGCCACGCCCGCTCTTCTTCGGACCGCAAGCCCTCGACCTGA
- a CDS encoding Fur family transcriptional regulator: protein MAAERRCGALKVATVIGKMRGRGFKTTPQRVAVLEALAADQHQSFDEIHARCPQVGMVTVYRTLDLLGEIGALRRLDLGDGPRYELAEDHHHHLLCESCGSISEFERCPIDESILEEMDFEVASHSLEIYGRCKLCR, encoded by the coding sequence TTGGCGGCGGAGAGGAGATGCGGGGCTCTGAAGGTAGCGACGGTTATAGGGAAGATGCGGGGCCGGGGCTTCAAGACGACGCCCCAGCGTGTTGCGGTGCTGGAGGCGCTGGCGGCGGACCAGCATCAGAGCTTTGACGAGATCCACGCCCGCTGTCCGCAGGTCGGGATGGTAACGGTCTACCGGACGCTCGACCTTCTGGGGGAGATCGGGGCCCTCCGGCGCCTGGACCTCGGGGACGGGCCGCGCTACGAGCTCGCCGAGGACCACCACCATCACCTGCTCTGCGAGTCCTGCGGCTCCATCTCCGAGTTCGAGCGCTGCCCGATAGACGAGAGCATCCTCGAAGAGATGGACTTCGAGGTTGCCTCGCACAGCCTTGAGATCTACGGCCGCTGCAAGCTGTGTCGCTGA
- a CDS encoding metal ABC transporter solute-binding protein, Zn/Mn family codes for MRGLFAGRALFEPKRRASAFAASAFAAALLTAGCAQGGSGGSEEGTSGGEEAASGEPLSVVASTTQIADFVRNVGGEAVEEQQILQPNTDPHDYEPRPEDVRATSVAELVFVNGDDLDPWMESLVSESGSEAEVVTLSESIPERIEGDHAHEGEDQAHSDEHAHEGEDHAHEGEEHAEEAHSEEEHAHDSEYDPHWWHDPNNAVAAVEEIRDRLAEADPENAEVYRRNAGEYVERLRTLDAEIEECIAGVPEEDRKLVTDHDSFEYFTERYGLRTVGAVIPSQTTQAQPSAQDTAELIRVIEEEDVQAIFPQETVGSSLADTVANETGATAEYTLYGDALGPEGSDGDTYLKMMSANADSIVRGLTGGEQGCETSVAG; via the coding sequence ATGAGAGGACTTTTTGCAGGGAGGGCGCTGTTCGAGCCGAAGCGACGAGCATCGGCGTTCGCCGCATCGGCGTTTGCCGCGGCGCTCCTGACGGCCGGTTGCGCGCAGGGCGGATCCGGCGGTTCTGAGGAGGGGACGTCCGGAGGGGAGGAGGCCGCATCCGGCGAGCCGTTGAGCGTCGTTGCCTCGACGACCCAGATCGCCGACTTTGTCCGGAACGTTGGGGGGGAGGCGGTGGAGGAGCAGCAAATCCTTCAGCCGAACACCGACCCGCACGACTACGAGCCCCGGCCCGAGGACGTGCGCGCGACGAGCGTAGCCGAGCTTGTGTTCGTGAACGGCGACGACCTCGACCCGTGGATGGAGAGCCTTGTCTCCGAGTCTGGGAGCGAGGCGGAGGTCGTTACGCTCAGCGAGAGCATCCCCGAGAGGATCGAGGGCGACCACGCCCACGAAGGCGAGGACCAGGCCCACAGCGACGAGCACGCCCACGAAGGCGAGGACCACGCCCACGAAGGCGAAGAGCACGCCGAGGAGGCTCATTCCGAGGAGGAGCACGCCCACGACAGCGAGTACGACCCGCACTGGTGGCACGATCCCAACAACGCCGTGGCGGCGGTCGAGGAGATCCGGGACCGGCTCGCGGAGGCGGACCCGGAGAACGCCGAGGTCTACCGGCGGAATGCCGGGGAGTACGTCGAGCGGCTCCGGACGCTCGATGCCGAGATAGAGGAGTGCATCGCCGGGGTTCCGGAGGAGGACCGGAAGCTCGTCACCGACCACGACTCGTTCGAGTACTTCACCGAGCGCTACGGCCTCCGGACCGTCGGCGCGGTCATTCCGTCGCAGACAACGCAGGCGCAGCCCTCGGCGCAGGATACGGCGGAGTTGATCCGGGTTATCGAGGAGGAGGACGTGCAGGCGATATTCCCTCAGGAGACGGTCGGGAGCAGCCTCGCCGACACCGTAGCGAACGAGACCGGCGCGACCGCCGAGTATACGCTCTACGGCGACGCGCTCGGTCCGGAGGGCTCGGACGGCGACACCT